The segment TTAGACCAGCGTCAATCAGAAAATcactcccttctctgattgatCGCTGGCGTTCTTGATCAGACCAAAAGCCCtttaattaatggtttttaCGTTCCCGTAAATTTTCGGCACGTTTTTCAAGTATTTGACCGATTAAAATGACTGCGAAACCTAATTCAACCTTCAGGAATCCATTGACACtttcaaaaaagaaattcaatggctacttttattttaacttaaaagtATAGCtggatataaaaatttagaattctcTTTTTGGCGGAAATGAGGATAATGGAGATAAAACGTATTAAAAATCCAGAGCTGTACAAACATGCTACTTATAAGCATCGGAGTTTTGCTTCTGTTATTCCCACCAAGAAAGCCATTTTTTCCTTgagcttttttccttttttttcctGATCCCTCTTCGTTGATTGCGAACATGTGTTGAAGTGTCAAGTGATCTCGCAACAATTTACCCTCTTTTTTTCCGGTCAGGACATCTTACGCATCAGTGCTGACGATCGTAGCCTTCTCCATGGAGCGATATCTGGCTATTTGTCATCCGCTACACGCGTATACAATGACAGGCTTGCGACGAGCCTCACGCATCATCGCGGCAATTTGGCTGGTGTCGCTTGCGTGTGCCATTCCTTTCGCCCTTTTCACCACCATCAATTACCTCGATTTCCCACCGGTGAGTTTCCTTTATTTGTTCgaaccaaacaatttttttttagtaattaattaaaattattttccgtcGCCTATAATTACTCttcattttcatatatttcccgttttttttcgtattttccaTGCTTCATTTCCTAATTGAGGAAAGTCTGATTCTGTATTttgtaacgagtaattgtatATCTCTCGTTTAATTCAGTCAGCATCATTAATATCAGTCTGAAATTAGCCAGCCTTTTCAGGATCAAAAATTGAGAGGTtcatcataaattaatatcagaTTTTCCTCGACTTTCTCTACGGGGAAAGTGTAAACCTCACTTTGTGTTGTAACAAAATCACACAACTTGGTTAAAATTCATAGCGCTTTCAGCACCCTCTGCAATTTTGATGGAGTGCGGTGTGTTGTTGTTTACGGAGCTCTTTTTACAGGGTTCAGGCATCCAGATAAGTGAGTCTGCATTCTGCGGCATGCTCAACGTTCCAGACAACTTCCCGCTCTACGAAACGAGCAGCGTGATTTTCTTCCTGCTGCCTATGGTGATCCTGGTGGTGCTCTACACTCGCATGGGTTTGCTCATCACGAGGCGCCACGGCCTCGGCGAGTCGCATCGCACCAACAAGTCGAGAAAGTCGATCCTCCGCATGCTCGGTGCGTAGGTGCAATATTCCTCGCCTCTGCTTTTCTCGTTTTTATAGCCTTGCGTGCAATCTACCGTGCgtaatttatctttttctaAAAAGGCTTTtggttgtaaaaaatatttttaaggtgcCTTGAGAAAGAACTGAAAAAACgtgtcttattttttttttaatatttagtaaaCTCGATTTTACTTTTACTAGGGAAACCATTCTCATGCAAAACAAACCAATTTGATAAATCAAGCAGGGATGTGCAAAGCCgactatcgattattttattctgtgcTGATTATGATCATGAGACCATAAAATGAGTACGAATCATGTGCTGACACGTTTTCAAAATGAGCATTTTCGactatttttgtaaattcaatataatttatttaatttaagctgaaaatttcggtgaaaaaatttgaaatttacgaTTTCCCGCACTTTGCGACACTTACaacgttttcttttttctattCCTTAAAACCACATATTGCCATATCAAATATACCGTGAATTACGCCTTCTTCCATTGTTTTTTTCGGCGAGCATCCAAttaacgtttttttaatatccaaagttttcaaaaatttaagtcaTTTTCCCTACAATTAACACgtggaaaatggaaatcaattattattcgtGACAATTGGGAAATACAGCTCGGCTAGGCTATACTGTAGTGATGGCCGAATGAACATTttgaacatttgaaaaatctccAAATCAATTGTTaaacagaatattttttgctaagaCATCAATTacagtatttattttccatctttttcacatccctctaaaaataatgatatctAGAaatacagttttaaattttcaaaagcataCCAGGCAATACTGgagtgaaatgaaatttccatagaacaataattaattcatttttcaactaCCGGACAATTTTCTTGCTATTGGTTCCAcccaaataaattgaaagaaattagcttgtgttgttgaaattttgagctcatttttttctctctgatAACGCTTCAAAACAGCTGCTGATTGAGTCGTTCCAATCAGTGAGATGAATATTCATTCAgtatacataaatatttaaaactgctCGGGCGAGGCGACTCCCAATCGATCCTGAACTACCCGTTATAACCCGTAAAGCGTTCATTATTTTAGAGACCCTTGCAAACAGTTATgttattcaaaacaaacatttctctcaataaaaaaatggacatttcaaaaattaaaaaaaataacacttcTTGTCATATTCGTCTTACATTAGgcaactgtttttatttaagtgaGATATGAAATTGATCTTTAGGGCAGCACAAATTACTGTTGCTCCTCTTTGATAATGTACAACATATGTGCACACGCAGTTTGCAAAAAGTAATTCTGAAACCACCACGCCCGCCCTTTTTCACGCTCGCGGGAGCCGTAATTCCGCGAGCACACGTGCATAAAAGCCGTTTGTAGTATTTGTTTAAAGCAAAGACACAGCGCACTCAAAGAGGCAGATAAAACATCAAGCGAGCacaacatgaaaaattcacttttgccCCTTTTGCGcgcggagcgagagagaaagagaaaagccTTCGTGCGTTGCGCTGCTTGTGCACAAATTTACACACACCTGTTTGTGGCGTTTCGTGTTTCAGCCGCGGTGGtggtttccttttttatctGCTGGGCACCGTTCCACCTGCAGCGGCTCCTCTACGTCTACCTGAGTGAAATGGATGGCTTCAACGAGTACAACGAATGGATATATCACATTACCGGCTGCTTTTATTACTTCTCCTCCACAGTCAACCCCATTCTGTACAACGTCATGTCGGCCAAATATCGCAACGCCTTCAAGTAAGCAccgttttttcttcaaattgagaataacaaataatatatgatTGAACCTGGCAAAGGTTTTGAAAATCtaagatttgatttttctatcAGAATTAGTAGTCTTCAGCAATATTTCAAGTAATTATACTGGCCTAACTTTTCTCGTCATATCACTGTCTTGATTTTCATAAATGTTGGTGGTGATGACCTAGagaatgtttattaaaattttcaaaccaacATTTTTGAATGATAGggggattaaaaaattgacgatATCTCTCAGACTCCAAAGAACATGTCAAGTTTTACCATGATTGAAGATTATTTGTGCCAAAAACAGCTAAtagtaaagaaaatatttttaagtcaaaagCCATGgtcacaaattttcaattttgagctttaaaatcaaatttctaaaaattagcaCTTTTTTAGAGAATgctaaaaatatcgcaaattATTTCCTCCAATTCGTGACTAtgatatttttcgatttttagaTACTTTACGTCAAAGGCTTTGAATCAAAAGGTGAAATATCAAAAGTGCACACGAGATCTCGATAACTGCTTGtcataaatgcaaaaactgcgtACTGTTTAATTCATATTGACGCCCCCCAACAAGCCAAAAAGATTTAAACGAGGTAACTCCCTCAACCCTCATCCATTCCTCGttttaaaggaattaattctttttaaaccTCTAGACTTTTGCACTGCAGCTGGCTTTGAATGttagaaaacattaaaaaaaggtttacaAACCATTCCTTACGAACCCCTAACTCACACCCCTTCAAAAATTCCCGTGGGACATACATAGGTTAATTTTTAggcttaaaatgtttttaaatataatttttgctgcttataaaaattttataatacatattgaaattatttccacgCAAAACgagcatattaaaataaataaaaacattattataaaaaacttATCAGATTAACTAAGAAACCCACAGCAAAACATAGTGcttattttggtttaaaaaatggaccCGCCTGACAATGCAATGGTGGtagccaaaatttatattgaaaatacaTTTCAGCCGTGAAATCCTGTTGGCAAAATTATAGTGAACCGCGCGtcgttttaattgaattcgagATAATCTGAGcgaatttttacgattctCTGCCCACGCGCGTGGCACTTGTGCGTATTTTGACAAATGTGGCCTcgagagggaaaaattaaaactcgccGGTCGATAAGAACATGTGTAcatattttgtgtattttacaATGCGGCGCTCGGCGTCGGCTTTTGAGAgccaaaaaatacacattcaAGGGTTTCCATTTCCgcgctctcttctctctttgaGCCCGTTTCATGCAATACCATGTTTTTCCACTCGAACAGATTTCAATAGGCCGAGAATAGCGCCAAAAGGATTGTGCGATGCATGTAACAAGCCCGCAGCTAGCGACTGGAAAATGTTGATGCGtgcaacacaaattaaatgctttGAACACCAGTATGAATTTGGATAATGCAAATTGCCCTTGTGCGCTTTTTCATCAACATTCAGTCAATGTTTTTGTGCTTTCAATGCTCACAAACAATGCGGTGCAAGCAGCATTGTGTTatgaaaaattagcattactgaaaataataaatgtttgatATGCGGTAGCTACCGTTAGATGTTAATTTGTGGGATGCAAATCCCATTAAATCGCAAACGGGAGAATTCTCAATTCCGGTCTTTCGTGCAAATATGAGCATTTTTAGCTCTAAGGATTTCCACTGTTGACCTTTCCACTCTTTCCTGAAcgctaaatcaaataaaattgcttgctCTGGAGATGTACACTGCTGACCTGTGTTACTGTCAATTTTCCCTATATATTAGGAGCTTTGTCTTTCgctataaacaattttgttaaattcaaGGGAAATCCGTAGAGCATAAACCAGACACATCTTTCATTGCAAAGAGTTTTactataaaatcattttgtttgcttCATATAGGAAATTCATAATGTAAATAAAGTTGTTTTTCGTGGCCTGCGctcgcaataaaattttagctatcgtaatcattaaaaaattcagctaaGTATCTCATGGTTTTGACATCCAACAGTGTGGAAGTGTGTTTCAAAGTATTCATAAAAAACAGGGATACTTTTAATgtatagtaaaataaatgacTATAAAAGTCACAAGTCGGAGAACAAAATTGGCAAGAGGTCGAGCCATCTCAACGAAATTTAAGCCAGAAACACGACTTTACTATTAGATTGCGTCGTAAAacgtttgcaaaaaaatattcactttctCGAGTTTTTcagggcaatttttggaaaactttgaaacGTCAGTATTTCATCTCCCcttgttgcattttaaaaattgttttgatgcCTCTCACTGAGTCCCTTCGGACTGACAACTGAATTTGACGTCCTTGGCCAAGGTTAAAAGTAACtgccattaattttgttttttaattaaaattttggaaatgagttcagcatttttttaatttcgaagaTTACTCAAAAGTTGTCCCATGACCCATGACATGTGGGAACtagtgtgaaaatttcagtgttGCTTTGTTTTTGGGAAAATCCCTATACAAATTTCGGAAAATCAcgtttgttttactttttctaGTTTTGTAAATACTGTAAGCTCGCGTTCTAACCACCAGAATTCCAAAACCCTGAACACCGTTAGATTAATCTCAATCCTTGCCTAACAAGCTAAAAGGTTTAGGGTGTGCTTACTCCGAACCCCATTCAACTccctgttaaatttttaataacaaaaatgcagTGCTTTTACTTcagagcttaaaaatattttaatttattttatctaatcTCACTCTAAACTAACACCCTATgtactttatttcaaaagcaaagcaatatattttgaaattaaatatgcgAAAGAATTAATATAGTTCTAGTGTGcgttatttaataaaagtttCTACTTTTTTCCAGGGTGTTTGTATATAATATCTATTTAGGGATGGATGATAAGCACCCCCttaacccttcagctggtcagggaatgttgagacgagtctataggtgtgcagattttgcaattttaatggttGTAGAACTTTGAGATTCAATAAAGTtcttattatttgcaaaacactaaaaagtaaacaaaatcATGTTTTCCCAGTTTTGAAGTTAAGTTCCTCGCAAATATTCCTCTATGCAAATAAGGCAGCAGTGAATACattaaccattttaaatttcaaaacttcaaCAGAGCAACGTTGTGCGGCGCAAGCATGGCGACGACGATGGCTGCGTCAGTGCGTGAGACGAGCCTGGCGGCGTCGAAACGCGAGGACGCACGCACTACGCCGTGCAGCAGCTCGTGGTTGTCGCGGCAGCACGCCAGCTCGTCGCGTGTGCGGGTCACCCTTCTGGTGGAGGAGGACGCCTCCCTGCTCGAGCCCATCGTGCTAATTGTGCAGAAGAACGCGGCCGCCGCGCAGGCCGGCAAGCGGCTACTGGCGGCCGTCTCCGAGTCTGACGAGCACGCCAGGGTTGCGCCCGACATCATCGCCAACACGGACAACACCGCCGAGAGCTCAATGTGAacgttttgatattttaagttGTTTGGTTGCTACTAATTCGACTGATTATTGGCGAAGAAAATTTGCGTAAGTCTTTTTCGTTTGAAGCTGAAAATAGATggtgccaccgtatacttACCATTTTAAGGCTCTTCCACTGTGATTTAGGACTTAAATCATGCTACTACAGCTGTGCATTCTGcgcttgaaattatttctgtgTGCTAAacctaaaacaaaatatcagtTTAACCAatggaaaacattaaaaatggtttgaaaaaataaaaaattactttgctgATGTTTCTACTGCGATTGGCTGGACTGGTTATATTGTTTCCTATATAGgtattaaatgaaatcattttaggTTTAGAAAACATAAGGAACGTGCAAAACCGATCGCTATGATGTTCAaaccataaaatatattattcacgttgaatcataatattttaagcattttgaggcagctaatttaaaaatcgatcatTTCCAATTATTCCTACAAAACAGGTAACTCGATAATGagttgttcaaaattttacctgAAAACCAAGTGAAAAGTTGAATATTACGATTCGCGTGCTCTGTTACACACGAATCACGtcttattatttcaattcatcGGGGAACCACGCtcataattcaaaatctcCGCGAGTTAACCTCTCTTCCAAGGGCCACTGTTCATAGAGATTTCAGTTTTCAGTTTGCGTTTTgcttcaaacaaaaatcaccAGTTTTCTCAtagaaatcaattattttgtttcgttATAAGTTGAAAGAAACAAGCGCCTTTTTCACTTAAAGTTgtttggagaaaaatatattaaattttgaatcttttaGAAATCGATTATTTGCCGATTATTCTtctcaaattgaaaacattaaTCGGATTATTTGTGCCTAAGacactaattattttcaaaattaaagtttttccTTATCCATAAGAAGATTGGCAAGATTTAGtccaaaatcaaatcaaagaACACCATCTATTATGGAAGCTTGCGCAATTAACGGATTGAcgggaaaaaatttatgcacATCGTGTTAAGACACTTTTCCGAACCATCACTGCCCTGGATTCATAAAAATCCTTTCGAAAGCAAGTTGTGAAAAATCCGACTTTGAAGCATCAGTGAAGGGGGTCTGCTGCTGCATCTTTGACGTCAATTCTTTTAGCCATCAGAGGCAAGCACATCCCAACTTCTGGGATTCCAGAAAGGTCTCTTTACACACAACACAGGAAGAACTGTATGTTAAAAAGACCTCTTTGTGCTTGGCACAAAAGGTCATAAAAGTCATgaatatattcaaaaaaaaa is part of the Cloeon dipterum chromosome 1, ieCloDipt1.1, whole genome shotgun sequence genome and harbors:
- the LOC135933884 gene encoding neuropeptides capa receptor-like, yielding MNTTMEEFNVTLQEYLESQLGVQTLPLHVVVPITVLYALISVTGIVGNVVVCMVIAKHPNMHTATNYYLFSLAVADVTILVFGLPNDLYVYWHQYPWELGEGLCKFRALISEATSYASVLTIVAFSMERYLAICHPLHAYTMTGLRRASRIIAAIWLVSLACAIPFALFTTINYLDFPPGSGIQISESAFCGMLNVPDNFPLYETSSVIFFLLPMVILVVLYTRMGLLITRRHGLGESHRTNKSRKSILRMLAAVVVSFFICWAPFHLQRLLYVYLSEMDGFNEYNEWIYHITGCFYYFSSTVNPILYNVMSAKYRNAFKATLCGASMATTMAASVRETSLAASKREDARTTPCSSSWLSRQHASSSRVRVTLLVEEDASLLEPIVLIVQKNAAAAQAGKRLLAAVSESDEHARVAPDIIANTDNTAESSM